In Mercurialis annua linkage group LG5, ddMerAnnu1.2, whole genome shotgun sequence, a single genomic region encodes these proteins:
- the LOC126682898 gene encoding mitogen-activated protein kinase kinase kinase 20-like — MKIILKRKRILATEHQQNKAYDNSGATWWRRELLGEGGYASVYLAISKKPKSRNLMRPVTMAVKSAVVSKSSSLHKEKQILDHLDGSSPYVIQCYGEETTSNSKGETFHNLLLEYASGGTLSSHIERSYLCGSGLPESDVKRFTKCILEGIYEIHRHGYVHCDLKPENVLLVSTDESGVFVPKIADFGLAKKVGDPDFMGGTLMYMAPETATDDIQDCGCDIWALGCIVYEMLTGSPLWYGYDSTTNELMTSIADRYELPEMPCDISRDARAFLERCLAKNKRFRWSAEMLLNHAFMTGFSEIQGSENLDYGFSSIGQCVVGTRATYVQQGPARIC, encoded by the coding sequence ATGAAGATCATCTTGAAGAGAAAGAGAATCTTGGCGACTGAACACCAACAAAACAAGGCTTATGACAACAGCGGAGCAACATGGTGGAGAAGAGAATTACTGGGAGAAGGAGGCTATGCCTCCGTTTACTTGGCCATATCCAAGAAACCCAAATCAAGAAATCTAATGCGTCCTGTAACTATGGCCGTCAAATCTGCCGTGGTATCCAAGTCAAGTTCCCTGCACAAAGAAAAGCAGATTTTGGACCATCTTGACGGGTCGTCTCCTTATGTCATTCAATGCTACGGTGAGGAAACTACTTCCAACAgcaaaggtgaaacttttcacAATCTTTTATTAGAGTACGCCTCTGGTGGAACACTCTCTAGTCATATTGAGCGATCGTATTTGTGTGGAAGTGGATTGCCTGAATCGGATGTTAAAAGATTTACAAAGTGTATTCTTGAAGGTATTTATGAGATCCATAGGCATGGTTATGTGCATTGCGATTTGAAACCTGAGAATGTGCTTCTTGTCTCTACTGATGAGAGTGGTGTGTTTGTACCCAAGATTGCGGATTTCGGGTTGGCCAAGAAAGTGGGCGATCCTGATTTCATGGGTGGGACTTTAATGTATATGGCTCCTGAGACGGCCACTGATGATATTCAAGACTGTGGGTGTGATATTTGGGCTCTGGGATGCATTGTTTATGAGATGCTGACAGGGTCTCCTCTTTGGTACGGTTATGATTCGACGACTAATGAACTCATGACATCGATTGCGGATAGATACGAACTTCCTGAAATGCCGTGTGACATATCAAGAGATGCGAGAGCCTTCTTGGAAAGATGTTTGGCGAAGAATAAAAGGTTTAGGTGGAGTGCTGAGATGCTACTGAATCATGCTTTCATGACAGGATTCAGTGAGATACAAGGCAGTGAAAATTTGGATTACGGTTTCTCTTCGATAGGGCAATGTGTTGTTGGTACTAGAGCAACTTACGTTCAGCAAGGGCCTGCTCGTATCTGTTAG
- the LOC126679836 gene encoding mitogen-activated protein kinase kinase kinase 20-like has translation MDYLRQLFRVDSIVEINIRDTQYYPAKILQLIGDGHTYKVQYLACFADQELTTPLISVVPVSAMRPLPPLLTDRTFKVQDIVDVMLRGNWIKGCYIATLRGPPDQYVVFVPEHGNIFSYQIRFHGDWLAFPVYGFPIKNEHGKLPGLWVLPISLRPPQPNVPQIAAAEDNHMRREMNLATEHQQDEAYDNSGATWWRRELLGQGAYASVYLATSRNQMHPLTMAVKSALVSKSSSLQREKQIYDNLNGSSPYVIQCYGEETTSNNKGETFYNLLLEYASGGTLCGHIDRLYSYGGRLPESDVKRFTKCILEGIYEIHRHGYVHCDLKPQNVLLVSTDEIGVFVPKIADFGLAKQVGDPDFMGGTLMYMAPETATDDIQDCDCDIWALGCIVYEMLAGSPLWYGYDSTTNELKTSIAYVLPGFPCEISTDARNFLGKCLDKNKKFRWSAEMLLNHAFVDRIHY, from the exons ATGGATTATCTCCGTCAACTCTTTCGCGTTGATAGTATTGTTGAGATAAACATAAGAGATACACAATACTATCCAGCCAAGATTCTTCAACTAATCGGAGACGGACACACCTACAAGGTACAGTACTTGGCCTGTTTCGCCGATCAAGAACTCACAACGCCGCTCATTTCAGTGGTTCCCGTGTCGGCTATGAGGCCTCTTCCGCCGCTGTTGACTGATCGGACTTTCAAGGTGCAAGATATTGTGGATGTTATGCTCAGAGGCAATTGGATCAAAGGATGTTATATAGCAACATTAAGAGGTCCTCCTGATCAGTACGTTGTATTTGTGCCTGAGCATGGCAACATTTTCTCCTATCAGATTCGGTTTCATGGCGATTGGCTGGCCTTCCCGGTTTATGGGTTTCCAAT TAAAAACGAACATGGTAAACTACCGGGTCTGTGGGTCCTCCCGATTTCTCTAAGGCCTCCTCAACCAAATGTTCCTCAAATTGCTGCTGCTGAAGATAACC ATATGAGAAGAGAGATGAACTTGGCGACTGAACACCAACAAGATGAGGCTTATGACAACAGCGGAGCAACATGGTGGAGACGAGAATTACTCGGACAAGGAGCCTATGCCTCTGTTTACTTGGCCACATCAAGAAATCAAATGCATCCTCTAACTATGGCCGTCAAATCTGCCCTGGTGTCCAAGTCAAGTTCGCTGCAGAGAGAAAAACAGATTTACGACAATCTTAACGGGTCGTCTCCTTATGTCATTCAATGCTACGGTGAAGAAACTACTTCCAACaacaaaggtgaaactttttacAATCTTTTATTAGAGTATGCCTCTGGTGGAACGCTCTGTGGTCATATTGATCGATTGTACTCGTATGGCGGTAGACTGCCTGAATCAGATGTTAAAAGATTTACAAAGTGTATTCTTGAAGGTATTTATGAGATTCACAGGCATGGTTATGTGCATTGCGATTTAAAACCTCAGAATGTGCTTCTTGTTTCTACTGATGAGATTGGTGTGTTTGTGCCCAAGATTGCGGATTTCGGGTTGGCCAAGCAAGTGGGGGATCCTGATTTCATGGGTGGGACTTTAATGTATATGGCTCCTGAGACAGCCACTGATGATATTCAAGACTGTGACTGTGATATTTGGGCTCTGGGATGCATTGTTTATGAGATGCTGGCAGGGTCTCCTCTTTGGTACGGTTATGATTCGACGACTAATGAACTCAAGACATCGATTGCATACGTATTGCCTGGATTTCCATGTGAGATATCGACAGATGCGAGAAACTTcttgggaaaatgtttggataagaataaaaaatttagatggAGTGCGGAGATGCTACTGAATCATGCTTTCGTTGACAGGATTCACTACTAA
- the LOC126681416 gene encoding uncharacterized protein LOC126681416, producing MPTHYIVDLTVDPLPSDTQFDDYSCFNMETPQIYFTLSYQLCHETTLHATDIILDSSTCEPTFADPFFLDIDLSMNHQAMYSFLSPRFARLGICPPDSPYCKYFVLGVIHEVDTMIPRKFKNRNAVFAFNINILTRCVRSYGEEEAMDLVMRQSRLEYESRDCGMVPTAPKSRRLKCVKLGGHDDPPDADAGDGRQRKRRRVGKKEICTVCLEELEDFAAGMPCGHLFHGICINKWLENSHYCPVCRYEMPTDH from the coding sequence ATGCCTACACACTATATTGTTGATCTTACCGTCGACCCTCTTCCATCCGACACGCAATTTGATGATTATTCATGTTTTAACATGGAAACACCACAAATATACTTCACCCTATCGTACCAACTCTGCCATGAGACCACCCTCCACGCTACAGATATCATTCTTGATTCCTCTACTTGCGAGCCAACTTTTGCCGATCCTTTTTTCTTGGATATTGATTTGTCCATGAATCACCAGGCTATGTACAGCTTTCTTTCTCCCAGGTTTGCTCGTTTAGGAATATGTCCCCCGGATTCACCATACTGTAAGTATTTTGTTCTAGGGGTTATACACGAAGTTGATACCATGATTCCAAGGAAATTCAAGAACCGCAATGCCGTCTTTGCCTTCAACATCAACATACTGACTCGTTGCGTTCGTAGTTATGGTGAAGAAGAAGCGATGGATTTGGTTATGAGGCAGTCGCGTTTGGAATATGAATCAAGAGATTGCGGAATGGTGCCTACTGCTCCCAAGTCTAGGAGATTGAAGTGTGTCAAACTTGGGGGTCATGATGATCCTCCTGATGCTGATGCAGGAGATGGTAGACAACGAAAGAGAAGACGCGTCGGAAAAAAGGAAATATGCACGGTCTGCTTGGAGGAACTAGAGGATTTCGCTGCGGGAATGCCTTGTGGTCACCTCTTCCATGGGATTTGCATCAACAAGTGGTTGGAGAATAGCCACTACTGTCCAGTCTGCCGCTATGAGATGCCTACTGATCATTAG
- the LOC126683016 gene encoding E3 ubiquitin-protein ligase CIP8-like — translation MAAPSRIDFDYDFEVQYKEHVAHPNTLALEFFFYDIIRTYIYYPPHQNRDLRQLPRDLYQTGINLTDIPIDHSVDTNRKVVTEHVMQILNGRNIPQHMRNRILTRVGLKISEMDLSALSSTGNAIEVHIYEIKWEGWECNGDDQDEDEDEYEDEIMAELESMGDVDILNNNKRTAKKSSIENLERVVLNDIEDSSKSCAICIKEIVAGIEVTRMPCSHLYHKDCIVEWLEKYSHSCPLCRYEMPVEQ, via the coding sequence ATGGCTGCACCTTCAAGAATAGATTTTGACTATGATTTTGAAGTGCAATACAAGGAACATGTCGCCCATCCAAACACACTCGCACTTGAATTCTTCTTCTACGATATTATTCGGACCTATATTTACTACCCACCTCACCAAAACAGAGATCTTAGGCAACTCCCACGAGACCTATATCAAACCGGAATAAACCTAACTGATATTCCCATCGATCATTCAGTGGATACTAATCGGAAGGTGGTGACGGAGCATGTGATGCAAATCTTGAATGGTCGGAACATTCCACAACACATGCGGAATAGGATCCTGACAAGAGTCGGCCTTAAGATTAGCGAGATGGATTTGAGTGCTTTGAGTTCAACAGGCAATGCAATTGAAGTTCATATTTATGAGATCAAATGGGAAGGATGGGAATGTAACGGGGACGACCAAGATGAAGACGAAGACGAATACGAAGACGAAATAATGGCAGAGTTGGAGTCTATGGGAGATGTAGATATTCTTAATAATAATAAGCGTACTGCTAAGAAATCATCTATTGAAAATTTGGAGAGAGTCGTGTTGAATGATATTGAGGATTCGTCGAAAAGCTGTGCGATCTGTATAAAAGAGATCGTTGCAGGGATCGAAGTGACTCGGATGCCGTGTTCTCATTTGTATCATAAGGATTGCATTGTGGAGTGGCTGGAGAAGTATAGTCACTCTTGTCCGCTTTGCCGTTATGAGATGCCAGTAGAACAGTAG
- the LOC126682474 gene encoding trihelix transcription factor ENAP1-like → MDDTEDDARYPPNPYDVNHQQGYGSLNRQKLPVRNAPYSTEAGNQYVEDDEEERNEEDDDEEELGEEDGDGENNQNNGIHYGVRDVEDDDDDDDDVDEDDDEEDVGVDDEEDVDDGQKNYSTIGDADLDRHPKKRKLKSLVSSYEFAPRVPAPAVAAPSTSKQSFAGRNPLTDWTEHETLILLDTWGEKFLQRGRKSLRSEEWQEVAEKVSEGSKIERTDTQCRNRLDTLKKKYKKEKTTLSEMGGTSKWVYFKKMDMLMSTSAQQGGLSCGLDSGEYVFMNPRAYLNRANGLDEMRDSPENTESADEEEDSDGLPPKKRKSGRDRNEGFSFRVLADSIQKFSEIYEKIESNKRQQMLELEKMRMDFHRDLEMQKRQILERTQAEIAKIRQGGGDEENDISADNGSG, encoded by the coding sequence ATGGACGACACTGAGGACGACGCGAGGTACCCACCAAACCCGTATGATGTGAATCACCAGCAGGGTTATGGCTCTTTAAACAGGCAAAAACTTCCTGTGAGGAATGCTCCGTATTCTACGGAAGCTGGTAATCAGTACGTGGAAGATGACGAGGAAGAAAGGAAtgaggaagatgatgatgaagaggaGTTAGGAGAAGAAGATGGAGATGGAGAGAATAATCAAAATAATGGTATCCACTATGGGGTAAGAGATGTGGAAGATGACGACGACGACGATGACGAtgttgatgaagatgatgatgaggAGGATGTGGGTGTTGATGACGAAGAGGATGTGGATGATGGCCAAAAGAATTATAGTACGATTGGCGATGCTGATTTGGATAGGCATCCTAAGAAGCGAAAGCTGAAGAGCTTGGTTTCAAGTTATGAATTTGCTCCTCGTGTGCCAGCACCGGCTGTTGCAGCTCCGTCAACATCGAAACAATCCTTTGCTGGGCGTAATCCTCTTACTGATTGGACTGAGCATGAAACGCTCATATTGCTAGATACATGGGGTGAGAAATTTCTGCAGCGTGGGAGGAAGAGTCTTCGTTCCGAGGAATGGCAAGAAGTTGCAGAGAAGGTGTCGGAGGGATCAAAGATTGAGAGGACTGATACGCAATGCAGGAATCGTTTGGATACATTGAAAAAGAAGTATAAGAAGGAGAAGACTACTTTATCAGAGATGGGTGGCACAAGCAAATGGGTTTATTTTAAGAAGATGGATATGCTGATGTCCACATCCGCACAGCAAGGCGGACTCTCTTGTGGTTTAGACTCGGGAGAATACGTTTTTATGAACCCTAGAGCATATCTGAATCGCGCAAATGGGCTGGATGAGATGAGGGATAGTCCAGAGAATACAGAATCAGCTGATGAAGAGGAGGATTCAGATGGACTACCTCCAAAGAAGAGAAAATCTGGAAGGGACCGAAACGAAGGGTTCTCTTTTCGAGTGCTTGCAGATTCGATTCAGAAATTTAGCGAAATATATGAAAAGATTGAGAGTAATAAGAGGCAGCAGATGTTGGAACTAGAGAAGATGAGAATGGATTTCCATAGGGATTTAGAAATGCAGAAAAGGCAGATCTTGGAGAGGACTCAGGCTGAGATAGCTAAAATACGTCAAGGTGGCGGCGATGAGGAGAATGACATTTCTGCCGATAATGGCAGTGgataa